One window of the Triticum dicoccoides isolate Atlit2015 ecotype Zavitan chromosome 3B, WEW_v2.0, whole genome shotgun sequence genome contains the following:
- the LOC119275006 gene encoding receptor-like protein 9DC3 yields the protein MSSRHPQLHFILLLLTYYRPTYNAAKGSNGITVQCLPDQALSLLQLKHSFHNPDLSSWQHGTDCCHWEGVGCDRASGQVITLDLSYRSLQSTGGLSSALFNLTSLRSLSLSGNDFNHASLPSFGFERLTELLSLELSETGLSGQIPIGIAHLEKLLTLDISYNDYLYLREPQFQTLVANLTNLRDLYLNEVDISSSGPTWSVAIADSVPLLQNLDFNSLSTLKLRENRFHGMLPENIGEGCMLQTIDLNNNLIEGKIPRSLSNCQGLELFDVGNNQIIGSFPSWLGVLPRLRVLVLRFNQLNGTIRDFKGDHTINNYFANLQILDLASNNFSGNLPEGWFNELKAMMENVSDGGEVLGHETYSGARFYQDTVTITFKGFDLSFTKILSTFNAIDFSNNSFDGPVPESIGRLVALRGLNMSYNNFMGQIPFQYRNLSQLEAMDLSWNQITGEIPQELTSLTSLEWLNLSYNNLYGRIPQGNQFSTFSDSSFEGNAGLCGVPLSKHCDNQSSISPTGVAPPESEGLWQDKLGIILFFAFVGLGFGVGFALSFLLRLYCRVEGWICKQAWIHM from the exons ATGAGCTCCAGGCACCCACAGCTTCACTTCATCCTGCTGCTGCTCACATACTACCGCCCCACCTACAAcgcagccaaaggcagcaatgggaTTACAGTCCAGTGCCTCCCTGATCAGGCTTTGTCTCTACTTCAGCTGAAGCACTCCTTCCACAACCCCGACCTCTCCTCGTGGCAGCATGGTACGGACTGTTGCCACTGGGAGGGTGTTGGCTGCGACAGGGCCTCCGGTCAGGTGATCACTTTGGACCTAAGTTATCGTAGCCTGCAGAGCACCGGTGGTCTCAGCTCAGCGCTATTCAACCTCACCTCTCTTAGAAGCCTAAGCCTCTCTGGTAACGACTTCAACCATGCCAGCCTTCCTAGTTTCGGGTTTGAGCGGCTGACCGAGTTACTCAGTCTCGAGTTGTCTGAAACAGGGTTGTCTGGTCAGATACCTATTGGAATTGCGCACCTCGAGAAATTGCTTACGCTTGATATTTCCTACAATGATTATTTGTATCTTCGAGAGCCACAGTTTCAAACACTCGTAGCAAACCTGACCAATCTTAGGGATCTGTATCTTAATGAAGTGGACATCTCCAGCAGTGGACCAACTTGGTCCGTTGCTATTGCGGACTCTGTTCCTCTACTGCAGAATCTTGACTT CAATAGCTTGAGTACATTGAAATTGAGAGAGAATCGTTTCCATGGGATGCTGCCTGAAAATATTGGAGAAGGATGTATGCTTCAGACAATAGATTTGAACAACAATCTAATTGAAGGGAAAATACCCAGATCACTATCAAATTGCCAAGGCCTAGAACTCTTTGATGTTGGTAACAATCAAATTATCGGTTCTTTTCCATCTTGGTTGGGTGTTCTTCCACGTCTTCGAGTTCTTGTCTTGAGATTCAACCAACTAAACGGCACCATAAGGGATTTTAAAGGCGATCATACAATCAACAACTACTTTGCAAATTTGCAAATACTTGATTTGGCCTCCAACAACTTCTCTGGAAACCTACCAGAAGGATGGTTTAATGAACTGAAAGCAATGATGGAAAATGTCAGTGATGGGGGAGAAGTTCTAGGACATGAGACATATTCAGGTGCACGATTTTATCAAGATACTGTTACCATAACATTCAAAGGGTTTGATCTTAGTTTCACCAAAATCTTAAGCACTTTCAATGCAATAGATTTCTCAAATAACTCATTTGATGGTCCTGTTCCGGAGTCAATTGGGAGGCTTGTTGCCCTGCGCGGACTTAACATGTCATACAACAACTTCATGGGACAAATTCCATTTCAGTACAGAAACTTGTCTCAGCTGGAAGCAATGGATCTCTCTTGGAACCAGATAACAGGGGAAATACCACAGGAGTTAACCTCACTTACTTCTCTTGAATGGTTGAATCTTTCGTACAACAACTTGTATGGAAGAATCCCGCAAGGAAACCAGTTCTCAACATTTTCAGACAGTTCATTTGAAGGTAATGCAGGTCTCTGTGGAGTTCCACTCTCCAAACACTGTGACAATCAAAGTTCAATTTCTCCAACTGGAGTGGCTCCTCCGGAATCTGAGGGTTTGTGGCAGGACAAACTCGGCATTATCCTTTTTTTCGCATTTGTTGGCTTGGGATTTGGAGTCGGCTTTGCATTGTCATTCTTGTTGCGACTGTATTGCCGCGTGGAAGGATGGATCTGCAAGCAAGCATGGATCCATATGTAA